A stretch of DNA from Streptomyces rubradiris:
CACGGCGCCTTCTTCGGGGTGGGCGCGGTGGTCGCCACGGCGATGGTCCCGCCGGAGCGCAAGGCCCGCTCGGTGTCCCTGATGTTCCTCGGCCTGACCGTCGCCAACATCGCGGGCGTCCCCGCCGCGACGCTCATGGGCCAGCACCTGGGCTGGCGGGCGACGTTCCTCGCGGTGAGCGCGATCGGTGTGGCCGCGATAGCGTCCCTGGCGCTGCTGATCCCCCGCGACCACGCCCCCGCCCCTGCGACGGGCCTGCGCGGCGAACTGGCGGCACTGCGCTCGCTGCCGGTCTGGCTGGCCCTCGGTACGACGGTGGCGGGCTTCGGCGCGCTGTTCGCGGCGTACAGCTACGTCACCCCGATGCTGACGGACACGGCGGGCTACGCGGAGACCAGCGTGACCCTGCTGCTGGCCCTGTTCGGCGTCGGCGCGACGGCGGGCAACCTGCTGGGCGGACGCCTGGCGGACCACTCCCTGCGGGCCACCCTGTTCGGCGGGCTTGCTTCCCTGATGCTGGTCCTGCTCCTGTTCCCCCTGATGATGCGGGCGGAGTGGAGCGCGGCGCTGGCGGTCGCCCTGCTGGGCATGGCGGCGTTCGTCACGGGCTCCCCGCTCCAGCTGATGGTGATGGAGAAGGCGTCGGCGGCCCCCTCCCTCGCCTCCTCGGCCAACCAGGCGGCGTTCAACCTGGCCAACGCGGGCGGCGCGTGGCTCGGCGGCCTGGCCCTCTCGGCGGGCTTCGGTACGACGTCCCCCGCGCTGGCGGGCGCGCTGCTGGCGGTGCTGGGGCTGGGCGTGGCGGGTGTGTCGTACGGAGTGGACCGTCGGCGTGCGGTGGCGCACGCGGGGCGGGTGGTGGCGGCGCACGTGCCGTCGGCCGCGGAGACGACCGGGGCGCGCAACGGGTAGTGATCCGCGGGATTCGCCCTTCCTCTGGCTATTCAAGTTTGATTAGGTTGCGGGCATGGGTGAAAAGACCGTTCCGATCCTGCCGTGCCGCACCATCCAGCCCGTCCTCGACTTCTACGGCGCCCTCGGGTTCGAGGTCACCTTCCAGCAGAAGAGCCCCAACCCGTACGCGGTCGTGGCGCGCGGCGGCATCCAGCTCCACTTCTTCGGGATGAAGGGGTACGAACCGGCCGAGTCGTACAGCACGTGCTACATCGAGACCGATGACGTGGACGGCCTGCACGAGACCTTCCGGGCCGGCCTCAAGGCGGCGTACGGCAGAGTCCCGATCCGCGGGCTGCCGCGCTTAGGGGCGTTGAAGGACACGTCGCACGGTGTACGGCAGTTCCTCATGACCGATCCGGGCGGCAACTGCCTGCGGATCGGCCAGCGGACGAGCCAGGACCCCCACCACCGGCCCGCGCCCAAGGAGACCTTCCTCCGCGCTCTGCATCATGCCGCCCTCCTCGCGGACTCCAGGGACGACCCGGAGGGCGCGGCGAAGATCATCGACCGGGTGCTGCGCATGGAGGACGAGCGGCCCACTCCCGTGCAGTTGCTCCGCCTTCTCGTGCTGCGCGCGGATGTCGCCGGGCGCCTCGGTGACGAGGAGACGGCGGCGT
This window harbors:
- a CDS encoding MFS transporter, whose translation is MPLALLALAVGAFGIGTTEFVMMGLLPDVADDLHISIPSAGHLVSAYALGVVIGAPLLAALTARMSRRTVLIALMALFVAGNALSAFAPGNASLLAARFLSGLPHGAFFGVGAVVATAMVPPERKARSVSLMFLGLTVANIAGVPAATLMGQHLGWRATFLAVSAIGVAAIASLALLIPRDHAPAPATGLRGELAALRSLPVWLALGTTVAGFGALFAAYSYVTPMLTDTAGYAETSVTLLLALFGVGATAGNLLGGRLADHSLRATLFGGLASLMLVLLLFPLMMRAEWSAALAVALLGMAAFVTGSPLQLMVMEKASAAPSLASSANQAAFNLANAGGAWLGGLALSAGFGTTSPALAGALLAVLGLGVAGVSYGVDRRRAVAHAGRVVAAHVPSAAETTGARNG
- a CDS encoding bleomycin resistance protein — protein: MGEKTVPILPCRTIQPVLDFYGALGFEVTFQQKSPNPYAVVARGGIQLHFFGMKGYEPAESYSTCYIETDDVDGLHETFRAGLKAAYGRVPIRGLPRLGALKDTSHGVRQFLMTDPGGNCLRIGQRTSQDPHHRPAPKETFLRALHHAALLADSRDDPEGAAKIIDRVLRMEDERPTPVQLLRLLVLRADVAGRLGDEETAASARAKAAAVRLTAGERESVRDDLERLEELRG